Part of the Phycisphaeraceae bacterium genome, CACGAGGCGGGGCTGTTCGATGGGGTGGTCGGGCTGGCGGGCAAGTCTGATTGTTTCGCGAGCGGGACGCTCAACGCGTTCATGGCGCTGGGGCGCCCGGCGTGGCGCGCGGCGCGCGAGCACCTCAGCCACCTGCTGCGCGAGGACAGCGACGCGCTGCGCGACGATGTCACGCTGCGCGCCAGGGCGCTCGTCGCGATGAAGGACGCCGAGATGCTCTTCCCGGCGCAGGTGGGCGACTACACCGACTTCTACGCCAGCGTGCACCACGCGACGAATGTCGGCTCGATGTTCCGCCCCGACAACCCGCTGCTGCCCAACTACAAGCACATCCCCATCGGCTACCACGGGCGCGCGAGTTCGCTCGTCGTCAGCGGCGCCCCTGTCAAACGCCCCAGCGGGCAGACCAAGGCCGACGACGCGAAGGACCCTGTCTTCGGCCCCTCGAAACTGCTCGACTACGAGCTCGAGATGGGCTTCTTCGTGGGGACCGGCAACGCGATGGGAACGACGATCCCCATCGACGCGGCGCCCGACCATATCTTCGGGCTGTCGCTGGTGAACGACTGGTCGGCGCGCGACCTGCAGAAGTGGGAGTACCAGCCCCTCGGGCCGTTCCTCGCGAAGAGTTTCGCGACGACGGTGTCGCCCTGGGTGACGACGCTCGACGCGCTGGCGCCCTTCCGCGTCGCGGGCCCGCTGCGTTTCGAGGGCGACCCCCAGCCCCTGCCCTACCTGACGGCGCAGAAGCCGATGGACGCGTGGGGTCTGGACATCACGGTCGAGGTGTGGCTGCGCAGCGAGAAGATGCGCAGCGAGG contains:
- the fahA gene encoding fumarylacetoacetase gives rise to the protein MTSPVHRNTDPTTDPALRSWVESANDQRADFPIQNLPFGVFRRKGTAEPARVGVAIGDRVLDLRVLHEAGLFDGVVGLAGKSDCFASGTLNAFMALGRPAWRAAREHLSHLLREDSDALRDDVTLRARALVAMKDAEMLFPAQVGDYTDFYASVHHATNVGSMFRPDNPLLPNYKHIPIGYHGRASSLVVSGAPVKRPSGQTKADDAKDPVFGPSKLLDYELEMGFFVGTGNAMGTTIPIDAAPDHIFGLSLVNDWSARDLQKWEYQPLGPFLAKSFATTVSPWVTTLDALAPFRVAGPLRFEGDPQPLPYLTAQKPMDAWGLDITVEVWLRSEKMRSEGVAETLISRGSFKHMFWTITQMLTHHASNGCNMRPGDLLASGTISGPEPDSRGCLLERTWRGTEPLKLPTGEERKFLADGDEVILRGYCLREGARRIGMGECRGVIAPAAK